The following DNA comes from Raphanus sativus cultivar WK10039 unplaced genomic scaffold, ASM80110v3 Scaffold3705, whole genome shotgun sequence.
TATATTCTTTAGGCAATACCATTATAGAATATGATTATGTTCTTGAAACTGGAcagaattttaattttgacaattgtttgattttttcacGGACGAATGATCTTTTTCCATGGCGTGTCTGCTGACTAGTTTGTCACTAGAATATATTTAAGAGTCTGGTTCTGAGcagagaatatatattattagttatatGTTACGTATAAGTTACTTATCAAATCAATGATCTGCAGAACAATTCGGATTtatgattcttttttatttgttctctTTTCAGTTCGTAGTTATGCTTGTATTGATATATTGCCTGTGAAGTATGCTGCTGACTTTTTCTTATTTGTACAAAGTATCACTTTTATGTGAcagaaagattaataaaaagaaagattaagTTCTcgtctatattatattttattacttagGGAGATTGATTGCTCTATTGATTTCTGGTCATATATAAAATACGAGAgtatctttctttattttatgtataCATCAGAGGTTAGTTCATTGACTTCTGAATACTAGTTGGAATCAGGTCCTCTTACTCCTTTTCAACTTTTCTTTGGCTTATTCTAAAGAGACACCACTTCAACTAGTTTATAAGCGTTCTGTATATTCACTCCGGTTTGGGTATTAAAGGTGGTTTTCCCGGTTGCTTTTTCAGATTTCGTGGATGGAGAAGTTTGTGCGTAGAGGAACTGAAATAACTGCGCCTGTACCGATGACTCCATCGAAAACAACTGGTCTTGGAGGGTTTGATGTTCCTTCATCAAGAGGTAGTCCTCTAAGATCTGACGCCAGTGCTTTAAATGTTGGCGTTCTCCATCTTGTTCCCACGCTAGAGGTGTTCCCTTTGCTGGCTGACCCCAAAACGTAAGTGGACTTGTCCCTGAGTACGTATCTCTGATGGTTTGCCGCTTGTTGAGGATTCACTTTCGGTCGTTTTACTCTACAGGTATGAGCCTAACACGATTGACTTATCAGACCAAGGCGAAAGAGAGTGagtaatatttgtttttatttattggaaacaattgttttttttagattGCTTATTGTTTCGGTGTATTAGGTACTGGCTCAAAGTGTTGTCTGAGCATTTGCCAGACCTCGTTGATACGGTAACTATTAAATGTTAACACACATGAATTTGGTTCCACCTTTTTTTGGTGGTAAAGATTTTCTTTATGGCTATTAACACATGCTTCACTTTGATTCTATGGACATGGCTTATAGGCTGTGGCTAGTGAAGGAGGAACTGAAGATGCGAAAAGGCGTGGTGATGCTTTTTCTCGTGCTTTTTCTGCTCATTTGGCAAGGTCTGGTTCATCATACAACAAATctataaaacagaaaatcttgatatattttttttgcctCTGGCTGGAGATTGATGGAAGAGCCAGCTGCATATGGAAAGCTGGGGCTAGCAAATCTCCTGGAACTTAGGGAAGAATGCTTAAGGGAATTCCAGTTTGTTGATGCCTATAGTAGCATCAAGCAAAGGTATTAAAACATAGTCGTCCTAtgatctctttctctttcattaCTTGGAGTTTATCTTAtgctctctctttctttctacCGGTATTGACAGGGAGAACGAGGCATCACTTGCCGTTCTACCTGATTTACTAGAGGAGCTTGATTCAATGAACGAGGTCTGTGATCTTTTAATCTTCCTCTCTATGCATCTATGTAGAAAAGTTTAGTGATATACCATGAGACAACTTGTCTTGGATTTTTCAGGAGGCGAGGTTGCTAACACTAATAGAAGGTGTTCTTGCTGCAAACATATTCGACTGGGGATCTCGAGCATGTGTGGATCTATACCGCAAAGGAACCATTATTGAAATATACAGAATGAGTCGTAACAAGATGCAGAGACCTTGGAGGGTGAGAGACAAAAACATACTTTCAAAGAAAGGAATGCTTACTGTTTACTAATTGTTAGTTTTAAGCATAAATAAATCAGGTAGATGATTTTGATGCTTTCAAAGAAAGGATGCTTGGATCTGGAGGAGGTAAGCAGCCTCATCGACATAAAAGAGCGTTACTCTTTGTTGATAACTCAGGAGCAGATGTCATTCTTGGGATGCTTCCACTTGCCAGAGAGTTTCTTCGCCGTGGGACTGAAGTATGTATTTCTCCCTAGCTCTTCCATAATAATACCATAGTTTGCTTGCGGCAAGACTAAACAAATTGTTGTTCTCTTCTAGGTTGTTCTAGTGGCAAACTCTCTTCCTGCTCTTAACGATGTGACTGCTATGGAACTTCCTGATATAGTTGCTGGAGCTGCTAAGGTATTGTTGGTTTAACTTTCGATTCTTTTCAGTTGTTGTAATCATTATGCAAACTAACTCTTTTGTTCTGTCTTTACTCTTTAAGCACTGTGACATCCTGAGGAGAGCGGCAGAAATGGGAGGCTTACTTGTGGATGCGATGGTAAATCCAGGAGATGGGTCAAAGAAGGATTCAACTTCAGCACCATTGATGGTTGTTGAAAATGGATGTGGAAGTCCTTGCATTGACCTCAGACAAGTCAGCTCCGAGCTTGCAGCTGCTGCCAAAGACGCTGATCTTGTATACACTAAAAACATCTTCTCTGTTTATACTTGAAAAAAACtctttaaaacacacacaaaagagaTAAGCTTTGTTCATTGTGTTTGATGATTTGCAGGTTATCTTGGAAGGTATGGGAAGAGCTCTTCACACAAACTTCAACGCTCAATTCAAATGCGAGTCTCTCAAGGTTTGAAACATCAGGTTTTGACTCTAAGATTACTATTGAAACTCTTGACTGAAACCTCTCTTACTTTTTGCAGCTAGCAATGGTTAAGAATCAGAGATTGGCTGACAAGCTGATAAAGGGAAACATATATGACTGTGTCTGCAGATACGAGCCTCCCTCTCTTTCTGAAATGTAACCAAAACTGAAAGCCGAACCAAGAACTGAATCGTCTTGTAATACATTTTAAGAACAAGGTTTTGCGACGATTGATAATGCAATACAATGCAATAATACAACAAACATACGCAATACAAATGTTTTTTCCTTATGTACTTATCAAAAGGGGTGTTCACGTGTTTCTGTATATATTTGATTACACAGCTCCAACTAATTCTGCTTCTCCAAGAGACCAACCGTTTGTAAAAGAAAGCGACCAgtcttttcataaaaaaaataaaaataaaaattggcaTTTCTCGTTGTAAACTCTCTAGTCTCGGGACAAAGCCAAATATTATATGATTACAGTACCCTATATGTTCAGTGTTTCCGTTGATGCCTCCTCTTTCTCGTCGCCATTTTCCTCATGCACATCTTCGGTTGTCTTTACGTCTTTCTGGAGAGCACGAAGCATTGCAGAGTTCACCTGTTTTCTCAATTTGGCATTCTCAACAAAAATATCTGCTAATATCTTCCTTAGCTCGTCCTCCATGATTCTTGTTTCATTATCGATGCTGAGAGATTTATCAATGTCTTGAGCAGCTTCATCAAACCCCGCAAGCAGCTGAGCCTGAAAATGGCCACCATTGTTAAAACTTGTAAAAATGCAAACCCACTGCTACAAGCAAAGTTTTCTTAGCAATGCTGCAGCCAAAACCTAACAAATTAACTTCATCCTGATGCATATGTCAAGGCGCAGCGAAAAGCAAATCCTACTAGAGGAAACCATGGATGTGACTGGGTAAACTAACTTGGGAAACTTTGTGATTTTAAAAGTAGATAAAGCAGAGATGCAGCAATACCTCCTCAATTTGATCATCAGATACTGACAGCAAACGCAAAGCATCTGATACCTCTAGGAAGTTACCGTTTCCGTCTGTTGACAAATTCAAGTTGTACTCTTTAAGCCGGTCGTGGAGAATTCTGCAGTCACTAAGCAACTTTTTTCTAGCCGATACTGTGTTCTCAAGTAGTTTTCTCTCATGTTCTAGTAGTTTCTGAAAAGTGCAACATGTTCCAGGTTCAGTTATCTCTCTTGTCTACATACATGCAAAGTAAAAAACCACAAACCTATGGTCCTGCCAAATTAgactatatataataatatacgaGCCTGAAATTACCTCGGCTTCAGTTTTATCTGTCAAAGATTGAGTCAGCTCCTTTTCTAGTTCCACATGAGAACGCCTCAGAGATTTAACCTCTTTGACAAGAACTTTAATATCTGCTTTTGATTTTGCCTCTAGTTCATCATATCGCCTGGAGAGATCTTCCAGTTGTTGTTTTCGGGCATCTAATTCTTCTGACAAAACATTTCTCTCAGAAATAGTTGACTGTTCTGTAGGTTCTGCATGTGAGCTCCCATCCTGTCATGATGATTTGAATCAGCGTGCTTCTCAAAGATAGGGAAATTATGAACGATCTGTGCGAACCAGTTTGGTTGCAGAGATAATTCAATAGACATGGGACTATTTCTAATCATACCTCTCTCGATTTTAACTTCATTTCCATCTCGTAGGATTTTTGTCTAAGTTCTTGCATATCCCACTGCATCTGAGTAACTCTTTCCCTCTCGGTCATAATAGCTTGCTCCAAGTTCTCTTTGCTTCTCTGCTTAGTAGTTTCAAGCTCCCCTTCTAGATCATTAACCTGACCAGTAAAACAAGATTACAACACTACCATTCGCTTCAAAGAAAAAAGGATAAGATACAGATGTTTATAaccaaaaatgaaaagagaAGTTCATCGTTACTTTTCTTCTCGTACCTTTTTGTTCAGGTAATCTTTGACCGCTATCTCTTGATTTAGTCTTGCTATAAGATCCTCCATATCTGTTTTTGCATTGACAAGTCTCTCATTCGTGGCTAACAGAATCTTGTTCAATTTCTTACGCAGGTCCAGTGGAAGAACTATTTGTGCACTACCCTGCCTCTCCGGGTTACAAACAATACCAGTTCCAAGCGATGCACCAGCACCTCGGTGCATATCCAAGTGGCTATCACTGCTTGAGCTTAGGAGACCAGATGTTGATGTCTCACCGGTGTGTAGAGAAAACCCGTCAGCACTCTCAAAAGAAAGATTTCTACCATGCATAACTGAGTGAGCTAACGGCTCTGGTTCAGAGAGAAGTCGTGAGCCATTATTAGCAAGAAGTACACCTTTAGAAGCATTTCCATTATACACATCTTTCCCTGGGATGTTATTGACATATCTTGATCGGACTTTATGTTTGGGAAAGTCTTCAAGTTGATCTAGAATAGTTTGGCTCATCGAAAGTCCCTCGTCAATGTTGGACATGCTTAAGTTAAGGAGCTTCTCCATTGGATTTGTTACTTCTTCATCCACAGTTAGATCCTCGGTACCAATTTCAGAAACATCATCCTGTCCTAAACTTGGAGATCCAAACTCAGACGTTTCATAAGCAGTATCGCTGCCATAGTCAGACGTGAGAGAAGAACCACCGCCAGTCTGAAACAAGCTCAAACTTGGGTGAACCATTGGTGACGAACTTGAGCTATTTTTATCACTAGTGGCATCAGAAGCATTCTGATCGACATCTTGGCATGCTGAAATTCAACATCACGTTAGACTCCTATGACATGAAACAGAATTTACTAATGCACAGCTTAAGAGCATACTGTTGTAGATCATACCAGACCTAGCAGCAGCTTCCAGTTCAAGAAAGGATGCAACTACGACACTTCTTGCGAATTCTATATCAGATAATAGCTTCATTATCCACTCCTCAAGAGAGCACCTTCTCTGCAACAAGGTGACAGCTATCACTTGCGaaacagattttttttacataaataattttatgctgAGTACATGGCTTTCCTCATAGTTATACATTTGCAGTATTCGTGCTTACTCTTTGCCGGGCGGGGTTTAAAGAACGCGGTTAgggaaaaacagaggaaaatgAGAGTAACAGTAGTTACATAAGTGACCTAATTCAGTTAGTCCcaggaaaatatatatacctcTTCTAACAGTGCTCTAGTTTTCATACGTAACAGCCCTTTGGGTGGAGCTGATGGAAAAGTCTTTCTGGGAAATTCTCTTCTAAGCTGCAAGGAAGACATGAATGCGCAGTTAATCACATTGCAGTTAATCAATATCGTTGAgaagtgagaaaaaaaaacaagagagttGAATAGGGAGATTATAAAAGAGAACAATTTCTTACATCCGTCAATAGCTTTAGAAAATCATTAAATCTTCTCAACACTCCCCGCATTGTAGTCGCACCTTCAGG
Coding sequences within:
- the LOC130506830 gene encoding pantothenate kinase 2-like — its product is MEKFVRRGTEITAPVPMTPSKTTGLGGFDVPSSRGSPLRSDASALNVGVLHLVPTLEVFPLLADPKTYEPNTIDLSDQGEREYWLKVLSEHLPDLVDTAVASEGGTEDAKRRGDAFSRAFSAHLARLMEEPAAYGKLGLANLLELREECLREFQFVDAYSSIKQRENEASLAVLPDLLEELDSMNEEARLLTLIEGVLAANIFDWGSRACVDLYRKGTIIEIYRMSRNKMQRPWRVDDFDAFKERMLGSGGGKQPHRHKRALLFVDNSGADVILGMLPLAREFLRRGTEVVLVANSLPALNDVTAMELPDIVAGAAKHCDILRRAAEMGGLLVDAMVNPGDGSKKDSTSAPLMVVENGCGSPCIDLRQVSSELAAAAKDADLVILEGMGRALHTNFNAQFKCESLKLAMVKNQRLADKLIKGNIYDCVCRYEPPSLSEM
- the LOC108842316 gene encoding PX domain-containing protein EREL1, which produces MMQRRSPPKHRHDGTSPLPLGMDWSPPPRKWNGRDTVWPHDPRTGWSYCVTIPSWVVLPKSRNSDPVVFYRVQISVQSPEGATTMRGVLRRFNDFLKLLTDLRREFPRKTFPSAPPKGLLRMKTRALLEERRCSLEEWIMKLLSDIEFARSVVVASFLELEAAARSACQDVDQNASDATSDKNSSSSSPMVHPSLSLFQTGGGSSLTSDYGSDTAYETSEFGSPSLGQDDVSEIGTEDLTVDEEVTNPMEKLLNLSMSNIDEGLSMSQTILDQLEDFPKHKVRSRYVNNIPGKDVYNGNASKGVLLANNGSRLLSEPEPLAHSVMHGRNLSFESADGFSLHTGETSTSGLLSSSSDSHLDMHRGAGASLGTGIVCNPERQGSAQIVLPLDLRKKLNKILLATNERLVNAKTDMEDLIARLNQEIAVKDYLNKKVNDLEGELETTKQRSKENLEQAIMTERERVTQMQWDMQELRQKSYEMEMKLKSREDGSSHAEPTEQSTISERNVLSEELDARKQQLEDLSRRYDELEAKSKADIKVLVKEVKSLRRSHVELEKELTQSLTDKTEAEKLLEHERKLLENTVSARKKLLSDCRILHDRLKEYNLNLSTDGNGNFLEVSDALRLLSVSDDQIEEAQLLAGFDEAAQDIDKSLSIDNETRIMEDELRKILADIFVENAKLRKQVNSAMLRALQKDVKTTEDVHEENGDEKEEASTETLNI